A window of the Streptomyces sp. NBC_01351 genome harbors these coding sequences:
- a CDS encoding restriction endonuclease: MVLATAAMVGWRLWRMDRLLRRSDGQWRHEEAVKAGHRTLAEVDRMDGGEFEDFVLELCRRDGCTDLKRVGRSHDDGADVLGRLPDGRTMVIQCKRNTPKRRIPSREIRDLLGTRVHFGAEVAIFVTTTYFSGPSVRTAVQNGVLAVHRDHLGQWNNGATLLSLRDVNGLGQGDRRHHQRWRDTYSS; this comes from the coding sequence ATGGTTCTGGCCACAGCGGCAATGGTCGGCTGGCGGCTTTGGCGCATGGACCGGCTGTTACGTCGAAGCGACGGGCAATGGCGGCACGAGGAGGCGGTGAAGGCGGGGCACCGCACACTCGCCGAGGTGGACCGGATGGATGGCGGGGAGTTCGAGGACTTCGTTCTGGAACTGTGCCGGCGTGACGGATGTACGGATCTCAAGCGTGTGGGGCGCTCTCACGACGACGGTGCGGATGTGCTGGGAAGGCTGCCCGACGGAAGGACCATGGTGATCCAGTGCAAGCGCAACACTCCCAAGCGTCGGATCCCCAGTCGCGAGATACGGGACCTTCTCGGTACGCGGGTGCACTTCGGCGCCGAGGTCGCCATCTTCGTGACGACCACCTACTTCAGCGGCCCTTCAGTCCGGACCGCGGTGCAGAACGGCGTCTTGGCGGTCCACCGTGACCACCTGGGGCAGTGGAACAACGGAGCCACGCTCCTGTCGCTCCGCGATGTGAACGGCCTGGGCCAGGGAGACCGACGCCATCACCAGCGGTGGAGGGACACGTACTCCTCGTAG
- a CDS encoding GNAT family N-acetyltransferase, with the protein MAIKVLPVSGEQAGWIDAVVALGDRYTKRLGLLTPPAYRKAAEDGGLLLAMEGEEVVGYTLFGLPKRSQHVRLAHLCVAEEHREKGIARLLIQAIRERHAQRLGIRARCRRDYGLSGMWTKLGFVPRGEGLGRGRDQETLDTWWLDLGHQDLFAEAQSDALLVVTVDHSVFAGLRGGGTGRAVEESRALEAGWLSDLIELAFTPQLLHDVRDVADRGERQHQRAGLAGMRQITPDSDGVAARHEELLAALVKNAPGVVLDAGTRSRLRYVAETSCAGLQVLVTRDPALAQLADVAWDIARVKVVAPSVVTLHVDELRQAQVYRPADLLGTAFSAAEVAPGNEAELVAFFNQAGGDQGSAFEDRLKGFVTDAVLWRRELLRDGDGHPVALYVWALDGRTLTVPLLRTASHALEESLARQLLFMLKRLGRERGAQVVRITDPFPSPAAGTAAGADGFAEHEGGLTALLIDVSGSADAVSRAAGEISSRLGLTVPVLHEGLSAEVASVAERSWWPAKITDSELRSFSVPIEPRWSAELFDFPTMLVPRDEVLGISREHVYYRSSGHRNESVPARLLWYVSKGPKGQQGQVVIGCSRLDEVLIDEPDILFSQFEHLGVYGRDQVREAADSSGRAMALRFSDTELFPVPVTLGRLNLLAQSLGLPLSLISLTKISNALFQAVYEEGHRKT; encoded by the coding sequence ATGGCGATCAAAGTGCTGCCGGTGTCGGGGGAGCAGGCCGGCTGGATCGACGCAGTCGTTGCCCTGGGAGACCGGTACACCAAGCGGCTGGGGTTGCTGACCCCGCCCGCCTACCGCAAGGCAGCCGAGGACGGAGGCCTCCTCCTCGCCATGGAGGGGGAAGAGGTCGTCGGCTACACGCTGTTCGGTCTTCCGAAGCGCAGTCAGCACGTGCGTCTGGCGCATCTGTGCGTGGCCGAAGAGCACCGCGAAAAGGGCATCGCTCGCCTGCTGATCCAGGCCATCCGCGAGCGCCATGCACAGCGCCTCGGCATCAGGGCAAGGTGCCGCCGCGACTACGGACTCAGCGGAATGTGGACCAAGTTGGGCTTCGTACCCCGTGGCGAGGGCCTTGGCCGCGGTCGAGACCAGGAAACCTTGGACACCTGGTGGTTGGACCTGGGGCATCAGGACCTGTTCGCCGAGGCCCAGAGCGATGCGTTGCTCGTGGTGACCGTGGACCACAGCGTCTTTGCCGGCCTGAGGGGAGGTGGCACCGGGCGTGCGGTCGAGGAGTCGCGGGCACTTGAGGCAGGCTGGCTCTCCGACCTGATCGAGCTCGCCTTTACCCCGCAGTTGCTGCACGACGTACGCGATGTCGCAGACCGTGGGGAGCGGCAGCATCAACGCGCCGGCCTGGCAGGGATGAGGCAGATCACTCCTGATTCGGACGGCGTGGCGGCCCGGCACGAAGAGCTGCTGGCCGCCCTGGTAAAGAACGCGCCGGGTGTGGTGCTCGACGCGGGCACGCGAAGCCGCTTGCGGTATGTGGCCGAGACCTCCTGCGCCGGTCTTCAGGTGTTGGTGACGCGTGATCCTGCGCTCGCACAATTGGCCGACGTCGCCTGGGATATCGCCCGCGTCAAGGTCGTAGCGCCGTCCGTGGTGACCCTCCACGTCGATGAGCTGCGCCAAGCGCAGGTCTACCGGCCCGCGGACCTGTTGGGTACGGCGTTCTCTGCGGCAGAGGTCGCGCCAGGCAATGAGGCTGAACTGGTGGCCTTTTTCAACCAGGCCGGTGGCGATCAGGGATCCGCCTTCGAGGATCGGCTGAAAGGCTTCGTCACTGATGCCGTGCTGTGGCGTCGGGAGCTGCTGCGAGATGGTGATGGCCACCCGGTGGCCCTGTACGTCTGGGCCCTGGACGGGCGCACCCTGACTGTGCCCCTTCTACGCACGGCATCGCATGCTCTGGAGGAATCCCTCGCCCGGCAGCTGCTGTTCATGCTCAAGCGCCTCGGTCGTGAGCGCGGGGCGCAGGTGGTCCGGATCACCGACCCCTTCCCCTCGCCTGCGGCGGGAACGGCCGCGGGCGCGGATGGCTTTGCCGAGCACGAGGGCGGCCTCACCGCGTTGCTGATCGACGTCTCTGGCTCCGCCGACGCGGTGTCCCGTGCGGCCGGTGAGATCTCGAGTCGTCTGGGCCTCACCGTGCCGGTGCTTCACGAGGGACTGTCCGCCGAGGTGGCGAGTGTCGCCGAGCGATCCTGGTGGCCTGCGAAGATCACAGACTCCGAGCTGCGGTCCTTCAGTGTGCCCATCGAACCGCGCTGGTCTGCGGAGCTGTTCGACTTCCCCACGATGCTCGTGCCTCGCGATGAGGTACTGGGAATCAGCCGGGAACACGTCTACTACCGCTCCTCCGGCCACCGGAATGAGAGTGTCCCCGCCCGCCTCCTCTGGTACGTCAGCAAGGGACCTAAAGGGCAGCAAGGGCAGGTGGTGATCGGATGCTCGCGGCTGGACGAGGTGTTGATCGACGAACCTGACATCCTCTTCTCGCAATTCGAACACCTGGGCGTATATGGTCGTGACCAAGTCCGTGAGGCAGCCGATTCCTCCGGCAGGGCCATGGCGTTGAGGTTCTCGGACACCGAGCTCTTCCCGGTGCCGGTGACGCTCGGACGTTTGAACCTGCTGGCACAGAGTCTGGGACTACCGTTGTCACTGATCTCGCTGACGAAGATCAGCAACGCGCTGTTCCAGGCGGTTTACGAAGAGGGGCACCGAAAGACGTGA
- a CDS encoding ASCH domain-containing protein, which produces MSDPERAMLLSVHPRFATAILAGSKTVEVRRQRVAAPPGTAVLLYATAPTMAIVGMARIASVQVASPREVWSASRTRAGISRREYDAYMSGATRASGLTLEDPVTFDAPVPLTALRATGPFHPPQSYRYLKCDDLQLMAMAAPNADSTLRGVLSELVPA; this is translated from the coding sequence GTGAGCGATCCGGAGCGCGCGATGCTGCTGTCCGTCCACCCCCGGTTCGCGACGGCGATCCTGGCCGGGAGCAAGACGGTGGAGGTGCGGCGACAGCGCGTCGCCGCCCCTCCCGGCACGGCGGTGCTCCTCTATGCCACGGCGCCCACGATGGCGATCGTGGGCATGGCGCGCATCGCTTCGGTGCAGGTCGCTTCGCCCCGAGAAGTGTGGTCAGCGAGCCGTACTCGCGCTGGAATCAGCAGGCGCGAGTACGACGCCTACATGTCCGGCGCCACGCGGGCCAGCGGGCTCACCTTGGAGGACCCCGTGACCTTCGATGCTCCTGTCCCCCTCACCGCACTACGGGCCACCGGTCCCTTCCACCCGCCACAGAGCTACCGGTACTTGAAGTGCGACGACCTGCAGCTGATGGCCATGGCCGCGCCCAACGCCGACTCGACCCTGCGCGGCGTCCTGAGCGAACTCGTACCAGCGTAG
- a CDS encoding putative glycolipid-binding domain-containing protein, which yields MASRHVARTWGIHPGGGYSTVWADLAEGRLTARGRAVGLDPEPYWLTYTLETGEAYATSRLRVTVETATTARILDLRGHEGCWTADGVHRPDLDGALDCDLGLCPLTNTMPVLRHGLHQGAPPVPHHFLMAWVSVPGLDVSPDQQTYTPLTRDGHGARVRYESGDFRSDIEFDGDGLVLDYPLLATALTR from the coding sequence ATGGCCAGCCGACACGTCGCGCGCACCTGGGGGATCCATCCCGGCGGGGGATACTCCACCGTCTGGGCCGACCTCGCCGAAGGCCGGCTGACCGCGCGGGGGCGGGCCGTCGGGCTCGACCCCGAGCCGTACTGGCTGACGTACACCCTGGAGACCGGCGAGGCCTACGCGACCTCCCGGCTCCGTGTCACCGTCGAGACGGCGACCACGGCCAGGATCCTGGACTTGCGCGGCCACGAGGGTTGCTGGACGGCCGACGGAGTCCACCGGCCCGACCTCGACGGCGCGCTCGACTGCGACCTGGGCCTGTGTCCGCTGACCAACACCATGCCCGTGCTGCGCCACGGCCTGCACCAGGGGGCTCCGCCCGTACCGCATCACTTCCTGATGGCCTGGGTGTCGGTCCCCGGCCTCGACGTCAGCCCGGACCAGCAGACGTACACCCCCCTCACCCGAGACGGACACGGCGCCCGCGTCCGCTATGAGTCGGGCGACTTCCGCAGCGACATCGAGTTCGACGGCGACGGCCTCGTCCTGGACTACCCCCTCCTGGCCACGGCCCTTACGCGCTGA
- a CDS encoding methyltransferase domain-containing protein, translating to MAAQGELDQARVDAFMEKALGDVSGTMAVGLCHLGDRLGLFKDLAVSGPTSSQEIADRLNLNERYVREWLRGLTAAGYLEEPEPGRFVLPAEHVPGLVDESGPMFLGGVYQMMPAALAPYERLIEAFRSGGGVRQSDYPDVLWDGMSRFTGSWFESVMVDDWLGTFPHVIEGLERGIEVADVGCGAGRALIVLAKAFPRSRFTGFDNFPGQVERARTNAQEAGVADRVGFEMVDAAQGLPGRYDLVTTFDVIHDSAEPKRLLTAIRDAVKDDGDYLMLEVNCEDRPEDNVGPVASMLYGFSVFYCMTTSLANGGAGFGTCGMPEAVVRSMCAEAGFGSVARSTAEDPFNVLYDIKP from the coding sequence GTGGCCGCGCAGGGCGAGTTGGACCAGGCAAGGGTGGATGCCTTCATGGAGAAGGCGCTCGGGGACGTCAGCGGGACGATGGCCGTCGGCTTGTGCCACCTGGGGGACCGGCTCGGCCTGTTCAAGGACCTCGCGGTCAGCGGGCCGACGAGCAGCCAGGAGATCGCGGACCGTCTGAACCTGAACGAGCGTTACGTGCGCGAGTGGCTGCGGGGTCTCACGGCCGCGGGCTATCTGGAGGAACCGGAGCCCGGGCGCTTCGTCCTCCCCGCCGAGCATGTCCCCGGCCTGGTCGACGAATCGGGGCCGATGTTCCTGGGCGGCGTCTACCAGATGATGCCCGCCGCCCTGGCGCCGTACGAACGTCTGATCGAGGCGTTCCGGAGCGGGGGTGGCGTGCGGCAGAGCGACTACCCGGACGTCCTGTGGGACGGCATGAGCCGCTTCACCGGCAGCTGGTTCGAGAGCGTGATGGTCGACGATTGGCTCGGTACCTTCCCTCACGTCATCGAGGGGCTTGAGCGGGGCATCGAGGTCGCGGACGTCGGATGTGGCGCCGGCCGCGCCCTGATCGTGCTGGCCAAGGCATTTCCCCGCTCGCGCTTCACGGGCTTCGACAACTTCCCGGGCCAGGTGGAGCGTGCCCGTACGAACGCGCAGGAGGCCGGTGTCGCCGACCGCGTGGGCTTCGAGATGGTCGATGCCGCTCAGGGTCTTCCCGGGCGCTATGACCTCGTCACCACGTTCGACGTCATCCACGACTCTGCGGAACCGAAGCGGCTCCTCACCGCCATCAGGGATGCGGTCAAGGACGACGGCGACTACCTGATGCTCGAGGTCAACTGCGAGGACCGCCCCGAGGACAACGTGGGCCCAGTCGCATCAATGTTGTACGGGTTCAGCGTGTTCTACTGCATGACCACGTCCCTCGCGAACGGCGGCGCGGGCTTCGGGACGTGCGGCATGCCCGAGGCAGTCGTACGCAGTATGTGCGCCGAAGCAGGCTTCGGCAGCGTGGCGCGATCCACAGCGGAGGACCCCTTCAACGTCCTCTACGACATCAAGCCGTAG
- a CDS encoding PP2C family protein-serine/threonine phosphatase, with protein MERRSTRVGPRRPGELGHALLVVPLVLIAVVTVVDVLAPPDVHVGPFMVAAPAITASFAGPRTTGAIGALAVLAQMAVAAARTSLTDLNHTFQITALVLISVFVTFFAHLREVHEKELVQLRSVAETAQQVVLRPLPERLGPLRIASLYLAAEAEAQIGGDLYAAARTPHGTRLIIGDVRGKGLDAVGDAALVLGAFRAAAHQEGALPGLAVYLETAVTPAVEYTDGSRPGTGDEGEGFVTAAVLDIPDHESVLHLLNCGHPPPLLLRGGHVTSLEVDQPAPPLGLASLGDSSLAAEVFAFEPGDIVLLYTDGVLEARDDTGAFYPLTERVAHWHGASPQHLLTRLHDDLLKHAAGGTLGDDAAMVAIQRLP; from the coding sequence ATGGAACGTCGTAGCACGCGGGTCGGTCCCCGCCGACCGGGGGAACTCGGCCACGCGCTGCTGGTGGTCCCACTCGTACTGATTGCTGTGGTGACCGTGGTCGACGTTCTGGCGCCACCTGACGTGCATGTCGGTCCGTTCATGGTCGCCGCTCCCGCCATCACGGCTTCGTTCGCCGGCCCCCGCACCACCGGGGCCATTGGCGCACTTGCCGTCCTGGCTCAGATGGCGGTCGCGGCGGCGCGCACCAGCCTGACCGACCTGAACCACACCTTCCAGATCACCGCGCTCGTTCTGATCTCGGTGTTCGTGACGTTCTTCGCCCATCTCCGCGAGGTACACGAGAAAGAGTTGGTCCAATTGCGTTCGGTGGCCGAGACAGCGCAGCAGGTGGTGCTACGGCCGCTCCCCGAGCGGCTCGGACCGTTGCGCATCGCCTCGCTGTATCTGGCGGCCGAGGCGGAGGCGCAGATCGGCGGGGACCTGTACGCGGCAGCACGCACCCCTCACGGAACCCGGCTGATCATCGGCGACGTGCGCGGCAAGGGCCTGGACGCGGTCGGTGACGCCGCGCTTGTCCTCGGGGCCTTCCGGGCGGCCGCTCACCAGGAGGGTGCCCTGCCTGGACTCGCGGTGTATCTGGAGACGGCGGTGACGCCGGCCGTGGAGTACACCGACGGCTCGCGTCCCGGCACCGGTGACGAGGGCGAAGGGTTCGTCACCGCAGCGGTGCTCGACATCCCCGACCACGAATCGGTCCTGCACCTCCTCAACTGCGGTCATCCGCCGCCACTGTTGTTGCGCGGCGGCCACGTCACGTCCCTGGAGGTAGACCAGCCGGCGCCGCCTCTGGGCCTTGCCTCACTCGGTGATTCCAGTCTCGCCGCGGAGGTGTTCGCCTTCGAGCCCGGCGACATCGTGCTCCTTTATACGGACGGCGTGCTTGAGGCCCGCGACGACACCGGAGCCTTCTACCCGCTGACGGAGCGAGTCGCACACTGGCACGGTGCCAGTCCGCAGCACCTGCTCACTCGCCTCCACGACGATCTGCTCAAACACGCTGCGGGCGGCACGCTCGGCGACGACGCTGCGATGGTCGCCATTCAACGACTTCCCTGA
- a CDS encoding ATP-binding protein: protein MSQPLPLVSDLALAAIPNAVFWARCHTVDVLQHWHFPAEGTEVARLLVSELATNAIQHARPLGPPGATRPAPDTILLRLWPTPTGVVLQVGDNDPRPPTPQSPSDSALGGRGLLLTATMATRWGYHPRRPHPGKFVWAEVPARPTTALSEPSDARRDTTPLLLGQVLTALREL, encoded by the coding sequence ATGAGCCAGCCCTTGCCTCTCGTCAGCGATCTCGCGCTCGCAGCCATCCCGAACGCCGTCTTCTGGGCCCGTTGCCACACCGTCGATGTACTCCAACACTGGCACTTCCCCGCCGAAGGCACCGAAGTGGCCCGCCTTCTCGTCTCGGAGCTCGCCACCAACGCCATCCAGCATGCACGTCCACTGGGGCCACCAGGCGCCACACGGCCCGCTCCGGACACGATCCTCCTGCGCCTCTGGCCAACCCCGACGGGCGTCGTCCTCCAGGTCGGCGACAACGACCCCCGCCCGCCGACACCCCAGTCCCCCAGCGACAGCGCCCTGGGCGGTCGCGGCCTCCTGCTCACCGCCACCATGGCCACCCGCTGGGGCTACCACCCCCGCCGTCCACACCCTGGCAAGTTCGTCTGGGCCGAGGTCCCGGCCCGGCCTACGACCGCCCTCAGCGAACCGTCTGATGCCCGGCGCGATACAACCCCACTCCTGCTGGGACAGGTCCTGACCGCGCTTCGCGAGCTTTAG
- a CDS encoding class I SAM-dependent methyltransferase, which translates to MSTSGMPSVDLLGEQIASLLDDPATTHGLARGLRAAAREIELHRYHHTSRRAWPNGRIDHKPAKVQIGGGTHRINGFFNIDAVPPADLLWDVREGIPLHDDTAQTLFSEHFLEHIGYPRSAKQYAIEAHRVLAPGGQIITGVPDAAFALSRYPSPLDTSAEMIERWYAKRNCLGDINTQLDLVNLVFRDQDDDPTYTQHLWAYDHEKLVQLFTEAGFTTVEPWTFDPTLANPKRRWGSVYVIATK; encoded by the coding sequence ATGAGCACCTCCGGCATGCCCTCGGTCGACCTCCTCGGCGAGCAGATCGCCTCCCTCCTCGACGACCCGGCCACCACCCACGGGCTGGCCCGCGGCCTCCGCGCTGCCGCCCGCGAGATCGAACTCCACCGCTACCACCACACCAGCCGGCGCGCCTGGCCCAACGGCCGCATCGACCACAAGCCCGCCAAGGTCCAGATCGGCGGCGGCACCCACCGGATCAACGGCTTCTTCAACATCGACGCCGTCCCGCCGGCCGACCTTCTCTGGGACGTCCGCGAGGGCATCCCCCTGCACGACGACACCGCCCAGACGCTGTTCTCCGAGCACTTCCTGGAGCACATCGGCTACCCCCGCTCGGCCAAGCAGTACGCCATCGAGGCCCACCGCGTCCTCGCGCCCGGCGGCCAGATCATCACGGGCGTCCCCGACGCCGCCTTCGCACTCAGCCGCTACCCCAGCCCCCTCGACACCTCCGCCGAGATGATCGAGCGCTGGTACGCCAAGCGGAACTGCCTCGGCGACATCAACACCCAACTCGACCTCGTCAACCTCGTCTTCCGAGACCAGGACGACGACCCCACGTACACCCAGCACCTGTGGGCCTACGACCACGAGAAGCTCGTCCAGCTCTTCACCGAGGCCGGCTTCACCACCGTCGAGCCGTGGACCTTCGACCCCACCTTGGCCAACCCGAAGCGCCGCTGGGGCAGTGTCTACGTGATCGCGACGAAGTAG
- a CDS encoding CYTH domain-containing protein — MAIEIEMRARFPKESHDQLVARLKADGEDLGNDDKHIYFYVLPDQLLKVTDNTAAGTAKITLKESKIGQGSAFAETEFAIAPADVPAAVKVFNGLGFEAAMHEAFNFRHNYRFDGVEIAVKWSEAWGYHAEFELLLDDDASDAARDEATAKIMDVAAELGVTLMTEQELADFTAAFEAAEQDRKEREQQAAPLR; from the coding sequence GTGGCCATCGAGATCGAGATGCGGGCCCGCTTCCCCAAGGAGTCCCACGACCAGCTGGTCGCCCGCCTGAAGGCGGATGGCGAGGACCTCGGCAACGACGACAAGCACATCTACTTCTACGTGCTGCCCGACCAGCTGCTGAAGGTCACCGACAACACCGCCGCCGGCACCGCCAAGATCACCCTCAAGGAGAGCAAGATCGGACAGGGCTCCGCGTTCGCGGAGACGGAGTTCGCGATCGCCCCCGCCGACGTGCCCGCCGCGGTGAAGGTGTTCAACGGCCTCGGCTTCGAGGCCGCCATGCACGAGGCGTTCAATTTCCGGCACAACTACCGCTTCGACGGCGTCGAGATCGCGGTCAAGTGGAGCGAGGCGTGGGGCTACCACGCCGAGTTCGAGCTGCTGCTCGACGACGACGCCTCGGACGCCGCCCGCGACGAAGCAACGGCCAAGATCATGGATGTGGCGGCGGAGCTGGGCGTCACGCTGATGACCGAGCAGGAGCTGGCCGATTTCACCGCTGCCTTCGAGGCCGCCGAGCAGGACCGCAAGGAGCGCGAGCAGCAGGCCGCGCCACTCAGGTAG
- a CDS encoding nucleoside-diphosphate kinase, producing the protein MPEDQAHTVERTLVLLKPDALARGLAGRVITRFEDAALKIVGTKMKWMDEEFTRRHYFDLEERLGSEVYNVTSTFMQQGPVIALVLEGYDAIATVRKIVGSTYPNQAPAGTVRGDLSHYSAAASIASGKAVANLVHASGNAEEAKQEVELWFDKDELQDYKTLAEIYTY; encoded by the coding sequence ATGCCCGAGGATCAGGCACACACCGTGGAGCGCACGCTCGTCCTACTGAAGCCCGATGCGCTGGCGCGTGGCCTGGCAGGCAGGGTCATCACGCGGTTCGAGGACGCCGCGCTGAAGATCGTCGGAACGAAGATGAAGTGGATGGACGAGGAATTCACTCGCCGCCACTACTTCGACCTGGAAGAACGGCTCGGGTCGGAGGTCTATAACGTCACCTCCACATTCATGCAGCAGGGGCCGGTCATCGCCCTGGTGCTGGAGGGCTACGACGCCATCGCCACGGTCCGCAAGATCGTGGGCAGCACCTACCCGAACCAGGCCCCCGCCGGCACCGTGCGAGGCGACCTGTCCCACTACAGCGCCGCGGCCAGCATCGCCTCCGGCAAGGCGGTCGCGAACCTCGTGCACGCCTCCGGCAACGCGGAGGAGGCCAAGCAGGAGGTGGAGCTGTGGTTCGACAAGGACGAGCTGCAGGACTACAAGACGCTGGCCGAGATCTACACGTACTGA